One Candidatus Lernaella stagnicola DNA window includes the following coding sequences:
- a CDS encoding glycosyltransferase family 39 protein has product MRDSTPPAAPQTAVPWVEIAVVLLVALACGLPSLSLPLGRDHGIGLYIGEVIAGGGAPYVDAWDIKPPGVLYLNALVSLVLGKHPWSLRLFDLLWQAATALSLLALGRRWFGNVTGLTAGLLYPAAYFFGHDFWHLANFDAFLALPMTLTLLCLSGTRRTTDLLAGLLVGLVFLARFTHGLLFLPVIAWLLWPDAEGGAYAWKPRLQRFGFVCGGFFLPVAAFLLHMLLTGGFGEFFYTLFVFAPQYAVTTASVLDVEFWRLLRRVFGDFIVRHALTAVPGLLAALSLVAAKKRDRRGVTVVVWLLATFVGFAIMGKFFAYHWLPLFAPLALLAGLFVQWIADLFRERRRAWAIAGIVVFVAAAGLFLWRVGDTNLTRAGHAWNLAIGRLDRAAHLRSFDSVDQGGDFSATANYGVAAYLRDHTEAEDGVFVWGFEQLIYYLSDRRPPTRFCSNFALSAAWRPAAWVRELEDDLRRRPPAYVVLVTQDVMPWVTGHGLDSLGILRRDFRTLAEWISHHYDVETQIGNMLVCRRRGP; this is encoded by the coding sequence GTGCGCGATTCGACCCCGCCGGCGGCCCCGCAAACCGCCGTCCCGTGGGTCGAAATCGCCGTCGTTCTCCTTGTCGCTCTCGCTTGCGGATTACCCAGCCTTTCCCTGCCGCTGGGCCGTGACCACGGCATTGGTCTGTACATCGGCGAAGTCATCGCCGGCGGCGGCGCGCCATACGTCGATGCCTGGGACATCAAACCACCGGGCGTCTTATATCTGAACGCGTTGGTCTCGCTTGTCCTGGGCAAGCATCCGTGGTCGCTCCGCTTGTTCGACCTGCTTTGGCAGGCGGCGACGGCCCTATCGCTGCTGGCCCTGGGTCGCCGCTGGTTCGGCAACGTGACCGGCCTGACCGCCGGCCTGCTTTATCCCGCGGCCTATTTCTTCGGTCACGACTTCTGGCATTTGGCCAATTTCGACGCTTTCCTGGCGCTGCCGATGACCCTTACCCTGCTGTGCCTCTCCGGCACTCGACGAACGACCGACCTGCTGGCGGGGCTGCTCGTGGGCCTTGTTTTCCTCGCCCGTTTCACCCACGGATTGCTTTTCCTGCCGGTCATCGCCTGGCTCCTCTGGCCCGACGCCGAGGGTGGCGCGTACGCCTGGAAGCCGCGTTTGCAGCGCTTCGGCTTCGTTTGCGGCGGCTTTTTCCTTCCGGTCGCGGCCTTTTTGCTGCACATGTTGCTGACCGGCGGCTTCGGCGAGTTCTTCTACACGCTCTTCGTTTTCGCGCCGCAGTATGCAGTGACCACCGCCTCGGTGTTGGACGTCGAATTCTGGCGCTTGCTGCGGCGGGTGTTCGGCGATTTCATTGTCCGCCACGCGCTGACCGCCGTGCCCGGCCTGCTGGCCGCTCTGTCGCTCGTCGCGGCAAAAAAACGTGATCGCCGGGGTGTCACGGTCGTGGTTTGGCTGCTCGCGACCTTCGTCGGATTTGCGATCATGGGCAAGTTTTTCGCCTACCACTGGCTGCCCCTGTTCGCCCCGCTGGCCCTGCTCGCGGGCCTCTTTGTGCAGTGGATTGCCGACCTCTTCCGCGAACGGCGCCGCGCCTGGGCCATCGCCGGGATCGTCGTCTTTGTCGCGGCAGCCGGGCTCTTCCTCTGGCGCGTCGGCGACACCAACCTCACCCGCGCCGGGCACGCTTGGAACCTGGCCATCGGGCGGCTGGATCGCGCCGCCCACCTGCGCAGCTTCGACTCGGTCGACCAAGGCGGCGACTTCTCCGCCACCGCGAACTACGGCGTCGCGGCCTATCTGCGCGACCATACAGAAGCGGAAGACGGCGTGTTCGTCTGGGGCTTCGAACAGCTTATCTACTACCTCTCCGACCGCCGGCCGCCCACGCGCTTCTGTTCGAATTTCGCCCTCTCCGCCGCATGGCGTCCCGCGGCGTGGGTGCGCGAACTGGAAGACGACCTGCGCCGCCGACCGCCCGCCTACGTCGTGCTGGTCACCCAAGACGTGATGCCCTGGGTCACCGGTCACGGCCTGGATTCGTTAGGGATTTTGCGGCGCGATTTCCGTACGCTTGCCGAATGGATATCCCACCACTACGACGTTGAAACGCAAATCGGGAACATGTTGGTGTGCCGCCGCCGGGGGCCTTAA
- a CDS encoding polysaccharide deacetylase family protein: MRWPILDVLLVPGVDWADYFPATGAAKPRHVARLTANLSFLLERFRAYSVTATVGVFGETVRQEPELVLAIHAAGCEIAAMTDTARDPWTIPPGALRDEVEAVISAISELDLPSPVRFMPPFPSNQQLSAAHVAALREAGIQQALGCRGEGIDSLPLSTLFDWPLAGTVARLVPVWLTRRALGPAGGVLCLTPVDIDPGAPGGGWGRGACLRRLPRLLGDGFVAAERRAIDVAG; the protein is encoded by the coding sequence ATGCGCTGGCCTATTCTCGACGTTTTGTTGGTGCCCGGTGTGGATTGGGCGGATTACTTTCCGGCCACCGGTGCGGCGAAACCTCGGCACGTGGCGCGTTTGACGGCGAATCTTTCGTTTCTACTCGAGCGGTTTCGGGCTTATTCGGTTACGGCGACCGTCGGCGTATTCGGTGAGACCGTGCGCCAAGAGCCGGAACTGGTCCTGGCCATCCACGCGGCGGGGTGTGAGATCGCCGCCATGACCGACACGGCGCGCGACCCGTGGACGATCCCACCTGGAGCCCTGCGGGATGAGGTAGAGGCAGTAATATCCGCCATTTCGGAACTCGATTTGCCGTCACCGGTTCGTTTTATGCCGCCGTTTCCCTCCAACCAGCAACTATCGGCGGCGCACGTTGCGGCGCTGCGGGAGGCGGGCATACAACAGGCGTTGGGTTGTCGCGGCGAAGGAATCGACTCGCTGCCGCTCAGCACGCTTTTCGACTGGCCGCTGGCGGGAACCGTGGCGCGCCTGGTCCCGGTGTGGCTGACGCGGCGGGCGCTTGGCCCGGCAGGCGGCGTCTTGTGCCTGACGCCCGTGGACATCGACCCCGGCGCACCGGGCGGCGGTTGGGGACGCGGGGCTTGTTTGCGGCGGCTGCCGCGGCTGCTCGGCGACGGCTTTGTTGCGGCGGAGCGTCGGGCGATAGACGTGGCCGGTTAA
- a CDS encoding glycosyltransferase family 4 protein, with amino-acid sequence MRVLLIDNSPQMGGSIHSAATLLRGLSSLGVQTGLVASRPDLFASLLGEETTRLPIEWDGFRNVFDPAHGLSGGGLPFLGQTLALRRFGKRIGPEIKRAIEDFGPDLVHVNNLNLPNLPVIVAVRDTASPVTLHVRMIREFSRRELLPLDRAAWVLCISEAVKRLLLERSSVPAERFVVVPNGVDVDAFDTAPNTELRRELGLPVEAPVALLVGRLTTWKGQHVAIAAWQRVVARHPNAVLALAGEGGAGYTENLQKLAAHLGLADAIHFLGQRGDIPRVMAAADLVVHASCFSDPAEGTVEAFGRVVIEAMAAGRPVVATRTGGVPELVRDGVTGHLAAPNDPEDLARRIVAAFDDADWRAKAGAAGRREVEQTYGQAVVARRVLDLFERAVASARGE; translated from the coding sequence ATGCGCGTTTTGCTGATCGATAACAGCCCGCAGATGGGCGGCAGTATTCATAGTGCCGCGACGCTGCTGCGCGGCCTGAGCTCCCTGGGTGTCCAGACGGGCCTGGTGGCCTCGCGTCCGGACCTCTTTGCCTCGCTGCTCGGCGAGGAAACGACGCGCCTGCCCATCGAGTGGGACGGCTTTCGCAACGTGTTCGATCCCGCCCACGGCCTGAGCGGCGGCGGGCTGCCTTTTCTCGGGCAAACGCTGGCGTTGCGACGCTTCGGCAAACGGATCGGACCGGAAATCAAGCGCGCCATCGAGGACTTTGGCCCCGATCTCGTACACGTGAACAATCTCAACCTGCCGAATTTGCCGGTGATCGTGGCCGTGCGGGATACTGCCTCGCCGGTGACGCTGCACGTGCGCATGATCCGCGAATTCAGCCGCCGCGAATTGTTGCCGCTGGATCGAGCGGCGTGGGTCCTGTGCATCAGCGAAGCGGTCAAGCGACTGCTGCTCGAACGGTCCTCGGTACCCGCGGAGCGATTCGTCGTTGTACCCAACGGCGTCGATGTCGACGCTTTCGATACCGCGCCCAACACCGAGTTGCGGCGGGAACTCGGGCTGCCGGTCGAAGCGCCGGTGGCGCTGCTGGTCGGGCGTCTAACCACGTGGAAGGGGCAGCACGTGGCCATCGCCGCCTGGCAACGCGTCGTGGCCCGGCATCCGAACGCCGTGTTGGCACTGGCGGGCGAGGGCGGCGCGGGGTACACGGAAAATTTGCAGAAACTCGCGGCCCACCTGGGCTTGGCGGATGCGATCCATTTCCTCGGCCAGCGCGGCGATATTCCCCGCGTCATGGCGGCGGCGGATCTTGTCGTGCACGCCAGTTGTTTTTCCGACCCGGCGGAGGGGACGGTGGAAGCCTTCGGGCGGGTGGTCATCGAAGCCATGGCGGCGGGGCGACCTGTCGTGGCCACGCGAACCGGCGGCGTGCCCGAACTCGTGCGCGACGGCGTCACCGGCCATCTGGCCGCGCCCAACGACCCTGAAGACCTGGCGCGACGCATCGTGGCCGCATTCGACGACGCCGACTGGCGCGCTAAAGCCGGCGCGGCAGGGCGTCGGGAAGTCGAGCAAACCTATGGACAAGCGGTGGTCGCCCGGCGGGTTCTGGACCTCTTCGAGCGCGCGGTGGCCTCGGCCCGCGGGGAGTAA
- a CDS encoding flippase, whose product MSAFARIAKNTAALAVGNLIAKLLSLVFLAYMARRLGDIDFGRFSVAMALVGLVAVIPNYIARPYIIREIARRRDSVSRMLTQISITNILLALAVFGALALVAPHLGYHPRTVQAIVILGFALVFDATTASYHATLAGFERMELSAALNVFNTVTTVALGGAMLASGYGLIPLVSMYAVAKALTLLLALRFLRGLEAAPDAKLDVPLMNEMLRATWPFFITTLFIIFYARLDIVMLSFFKRDAAVAEVGYYNAAYKVMEGLGLVTASFVSAMYPFLARLFVDNRDRLRLVFRRALRYLLAFVLPAATGLAIIAWDLMPLMFGPEFAPAAAALAILVWGQALDSINPLLAQTLRATDREWSVAKVTGIGAAFNFAANLALIPSFGLYGAAVATVASFALVLAINQHILRRALGAFDIAGPLARTVLATAIMAIVLIAMSRFVLHEWSPGGRLAVLIVLGAIVYSLAATALGVADREDRRFLRDLIRRKSRRSERN is encoded by the coding sequence ATGAGCGCTTTTGCGCGGATCGCCAAAAACACCGCGGCGCTCGCCGTGGGCAACCTGATCGCCAAATTGCTGAGCCTCGTCTTTTTGGCCTACATGGCGCGGCGGCTTGGGGATATCGACTTCGGTCGCTTTTCCGTGGCGATGGCCCTGGTCGGTTTGGTGGCGGTGATCCCCAACTATATTGCGCGGCCCTACATCATTCGCGAAATAGCCCGCCGCCGCGACAGCGTCTCGCGCATGCTCACGCAAATCAGCATTACCAACATTCTGCTGGCGCTGGCCGTGTTCGGCGCGCTGGCCCTGGTGGCGCCGCACCTGGGCTATCATCCGCGCACGGTGCAGGCGATTGTCATCCTCGGCTTCGCCCTGGTGTTCGACGCGACGACGGCTAGCTACCACGCCACGCTGGCCGGTTTCGAGCGCATGGAATTGTCCGCGGCGCTTAACGTGTTCAACACGGTGACGACCGTGGCGCTGGGCGGCGCGATGCTGGCGTCGGGGTACGGCTTGATTCCGCTGGTGTCGATGTACGCCGTGGCCAAAGCCCTGACCTTGCTGCTGGCGTTGCGCTTCTTGCGCGGTTTGGAGGCCGCGCCGGACGCCAAGCTCGACGTGCCACTGATGAACGAGATGCTGCGGGCTACGTGGCCCTTTTTCATCACGACCCTGTTCATCATTTTCTACGCGCGGCTGGATATCGTGATGCTTTCGTTTTTCAAGCGCGACGCGGCGGTGGCGGAGGTTGGCTATTACAACGCCGCCTACAAGGTGATGGAAGGGCTGGGGTTGGTGACCGCCAGCTTCGTCTCGGCGATGTACCCGTTTCTCGCCCGATTGTTCGTGGACAACCGCGATCGCCTGCGGCTCGTGTTCCGCCGCGCCCTGCGTTACCTGCTGGCCTTCGTGCTGCCGGCCGCGACGGGCCTGGCGATCATCGCGTGGGACCTCATGCCGCTGATGTTCGGCCCCGAATTCGCCCCGGCGGCCGCGGCGCTGGCGATTCTCGTCTGGGGGCAGGCGCTGGACAGCATCAACCCGCTGCTGGCCCAAACCCTGCGGGCCACCGATCGCGAATGGTCGGTCGCCAAGGTGACGGGGATCGGCGCGGCCTTCAATTTCGCGGCGAACTTGGCGCTGATTCCGTCTTTCGGCTTGTACGGCGCGGCGGTGGCGACGGTGGCCAGCTTCGCGTTGGTGCTCGCGATCAATCAGCACATTCTGCGGCGGGCGCTGGGTGCGTTTGATATCGCCGGACCGCTGGCCCGCACGGTGTTGGCGACGGCGATCATGGCTATAGTATTAATCGCCATGAGCCGATTTGTTTTGCATGAATGGTCGCCCGGCGGCCGACTGGCGGTGCTGATTGTCCTCGGCGCGATCGTGTACTCGCTGGCGGCCACGGCGCTGGGTGTCGCCGACCGCGAAGATCGGCGTTTTCTGCGCGACCTGATCCGGCGAAAGAGCCGCCGCTCGGAAAGGAATTGA